A window of Candidatus Pantoea floridensis contains these coding sequences:
- a CDS encoding Ig-like domain-containing protein encodes MSSRQSEHQLAAILQSAVSLYPVDDNSASLQLRSIDTTPPAALHPYEPIAQDGIIAAWEAGKNIHLRGRAESEPGATVTLTFNGESWHSTVNQWGYWNASMPPSVLHGLADGAYSLTLTITDKAGNSTDTQVEFGIYVDKTIKPTLTVDPISGDNAVSVAEGIYGVDVHGSATHMPNNSHVTLTLAGKTYTGSVNGQGEWTATIQEQDLQALQDGVYSLKVSATDPNGKTATTHQDVTLITHVSSLPHISFDKVTADNVINKEESQNDLTFSGDLSVVVPGQQLLLCSGDAVYHAQIGSDGHWQVTIPASDVASFIALGEVRVYALDGAGNSTDAMLELNVVTKLPDIYYEINIGGDTTLNQQEAQHDLSFYLEGVRELTINGKNYTPVDGTVTISAADLQALPDGEVSALATRGDEYGNHDTQIIENLFNVAIHQLPTMTLNQPFGDGVLDAVEVNNWHLIQGSSTHLEQGSVVTLTLGDQSYSATVKADGNWSLTILAGQLAPLDDGSYQMKVSAQDKAGNVATAMQPVTIDSHEAVASASSEPAGTLLANVSAGSLDHSDQHGDASILRGSETHYNASDSSYTLADHLQQQHPLQTVV; translated from the coding sequence ATGTCTTCACGTCAATCCGAACATCAATTAGCAGCAATTTTACAATCGGCAGTCAGCCTTTATCCGGTGGATGATAACTCAGCAAGTCTGCAACTTCGCAGCATAGATACCACGCCGCCCGCAGCGCTGCATCCTTATGAACCGATAGCCCAGGATGGCATCATTGCCGCATGGGAAGCGGGCAAAAATATTCACCTGCGCGGACGCGCTGAATCTGAGCCCGGCGCGACGGTTACTTTGACCTTTAACGGTGAAAGCTGGCACAGCACGGTGAATCAATGGGGCTACTGGAATGCATCGATGCCGCCATCGGTACTCCACGGATTGGCTGATGGCGCCTATTCGTTGACGCTCACCATTACCGATAAAGCCGGTAACAGCACCGATACTCAGGTTGAATTTGGGATTTACGTCGATAAAACCATCAAACCCACGCTCACCGTCGATCCCATCAGCGGTGATAACGCTGTTAGCGTTGCGGAAGGGATTTACGGCGTGGACGTGCACGGAAGCGCCACGCATATGCCGAATAACAGCCACGTCACGCTAACGTTAGCCGGTAAAACTTATACCGGTAGCGTTAATGGACAGGGTGAATGGACGGCCACAATCCAGGAACAGGATCTGCAGGCGCTACAGGATGGTGTTTATAGCCTAAAAGTCAGCGCCACCGATCCCAATGGCAAGACCGCTACCACGCATCAGGATGTCACGCTGATCACCCATGTCAGCAGCTTGCCGCACATCAGTTTTGACAAAGTGACAGCCGATAACGTCATCAATAAAGAGGAGAGCCAAAACGATCTCACCTTTAGCGGCGATCTCTCCGTGGTGGTGCCGGGCCAGCAACTGTTGCTGTGCAGCGGCGATGCAGTCTATCACGCGCAGATTGGCAGCGATGGGCATTGGCAGGTCACCATTCCAGCCAGCGACGTGGCGAGTTTTATTGCGCTGGGCGAAGTTCGCGTTTATGCGCTGGATGGTGCAGGCAACAGCACCGACGCGATGCTGGAACTGAACGTGGTAACCAAGCTGCCCGACATCTATTACGAAATCAATATCGGTGGTGATACCACACTCAACCAGCAGGAAGCGCAGCACGATCTCAGTTTCTATCTGGAAGGCGTCAGGGAATTGACGATTAACGGTAAAAACTACACGCCGGTCGATGGCACGGTGACCATCAGTGCCGCAGATTTACAGGCGCTGCCGGATGGTGAAGTATCAGCGCTTGCCACGCGCGGAGATGAGTACGGCAACCATGACACGCAGATCATCGAGAATCTGTTCAACGTTGCTATCCATCAGTTGCCGACAATGACGCTGAATCAACCTTTTGGTGATGGCGTGTTGGATGCGGTGGAGGTTAATAACTGGCATCTGATTCAGGGCAGCAGCACTCATCTTGAGCAGGGCAGTGTAGTCACCTTGACGCTCGGCGATCAGAGCTACAGCGCCACGGTAAAAGCCGATGGTAATTGGTCGCTGACAATTTTAGCTGGTCAGCTCGCTCCCCTTGATGACGGCAGCTATCAGATGAAGGTTAGCGCACAGGATAAAGCGGGCAACGTGGCGACGGCAATGCAGCCGGTGACGATCGACAGCCACGAGGCGGTTGCCAGCGCCAGCAGTGAGCCGGCAGGCACGCTGCTCGCGAATGTCAGTGCAGGCAGCCTCGACCATAGCGATCAACATGGCGATGCGTCGATCCTCCGCGGCAGTGAAACGCATTACAACGCCAGCGACAGCAGCTATACCCTCGCCGATCATCTGCAGCAGCAACACCCGTTGCAGACAGTCGTTTAA
- the rcsD gene encoding phosphotransferase RcsD, whose product MLYKFPLTSGNVTRFFVVFNLVLFLALGAMVHNSVNAWITEKRYAMTDLARAMQKRIDASRFATWQIYENLATSAAGSTPNSNLQETRLRPDVYYLEKTRRKTEALIFGSHDSSTLDMTMRMSNYLDTLWGAENPTWSMYFLNGQDNSLIMISTLPLKDMATRYKESAINTLVDSRRAEMLQQANALDERESFSPLRHFAWQNDHYFTLRTTFNQPGHLATVVAFDLPVNDLIPRNMPLENFQLRQDATQTSSTPTSNDDSSSESTHVALVNPNLEIAASLPSTSLQLVYRVPLTSLAMDTLHNLMWPLLINLVLFLLSIAGITLLRQQSLRPNENQSAELDSLRMLNEEIVASLPVGLLVYDFATNRTLLSNKIAEHLLPHLNLQKIINMSDQHQGVLQATINNEVYEIRHARSVLSPHTQLFMMRDQDRELLVNKKLQKAQQVLDRNHQMRQQLMQNLGHALNRPLQSMVTQLVQLSQRDDDESVLDLLDESQALARLVDDIVLLNRLEAHDWSPDASVFNLQDMLDEIALESLPLLRRKGLALVVNNHLANDEMRFGDRRALRKVLTTLMHYSLTTTRWGKISLEIKTSEEKPNQVLLQLVDTGSGLSIDELANVDFPYLGDTTQDRFGQASGMAFFLCKQLCKQMGGQLEIIAKPDIGTRYNIQLPLALEQQGEQEEKLLEGVTALVDIAVEDVHKIVCRHLENWGAKCLTSDERLTGQDHDVLVTDDPARMTGWALLLAGDEIGHHALNDKQFRVNFNLSNALLDALLALIEKQLAHDLMEESSEDEAASPLLSGGYFQLFTETVPPDVKRLYTEAAEKDYPSLAQTAHRLKGVFAMLNLGSGKQLCEALEQHIKVCDDLTIKNTTSEIDAYVSQLLQQGNQ is encoded by the coding sequence ATGCTTTATAAATTTCCTCTGACATCCGGCAACGTTACGCGCTTTTTCGTGGTGTTTAACCTGGTGCTTTTTCTGGCGCTGGGCGCGATGGTGCACAACAGCGTCAATGCCTGGATTACGGAAAAGCGCTATGCGATGACCGATTTGGCGCGTGCCATGCAGAAACGCATTGATGCATCGCGCTTTGCCACCTGGCAGATCTATGAAAATCTTGCCACCAGCGCCGCCGGCTCAACGCCGAATAGCAATCTGCAGGAAACGCGTCTGCGCCCGGATGTCTATTATCTGGAAAAAACCCGCCGTAAAACCGAAGCGCTGATTTTTGGATCGCACGATAGCAGCACGTTGGATATGACCATGCGCATGTCCAACTATCTTGATACGCTGTGGGGCGCGGAGAATCCAACCTGGTCGATGTATTTTCTGAATGGTCAGGACAATAGCCTGATCATGATCTCCACCCTGCCGCTGAAAGACATGGCGACACGTTACAAAGAGAGCGCGATCAATACGCTGGTCGATAGCCGCCGCGCCGAAATGTTGCAGCAGGCCAATGCGCTGGATGAGCGTGAAAGCTTCTCACCGCTACGCCACTTTGCCTGGCAGAACGATCACTACTTTACCCTGCGCACCACCTTCAACCAGCCGGGCCATTTAGCCACCGTCGTGGCCTTTGATTTGCCGGTTAACGATCTGATTCCGCGCAATATGCCGCTGGAGAATTTCCAGCTGCGTCAGGATGCCACGCAAACCAGCAGCACCCCCACCAGCAACGACGATAGCAGCAGTGAAAGCACCCATGTGGCGCTGGTTAACCCTAACCTGGAAATTGCTGCCTCACTGCCAAGTACGTCGTTGCAGTTAGTGTACCGCGTGCCGCTCACGAGCCTGGCGATGGATACGTTGCATAATCTGATGTGGCCGCTGTTGATCAACCTTGTGCTGTTTTTGCTGTCGATTGCCGGTATCACCCTGCTGCGTCAGCAATCGCTGCGCCCTAACGAGAACCAGAGCGCCGAACTCGATTCCCTTCGGATGCTGAACGAAGAGATTGTTGCCAGTCTGCCCGTGGGTTTGCTGGTGTATGACTTCGCGACTAACCGCACGCTGCTCAGCAATAAAATCGCTGAACACCTGCTGCCGCATCTGAATCTGCAGAAAATCATCAATATGTCCGATCAGCATCAGGGCGTATTGCAAGCGACCATCAATAACGAAGTGTATGAAATTCGCCATGCGCGCAGCGTGCTGTCGCCGCATACGCAGCTATTTATGATGCGCGATCAGGACCGAGAATTACTGGTCAATAAGAAGCTGCAGAAGGCGCAACAGGTGCTGGATCGTAATCACCAAATGCGTCAGCAGCTGATGCAAAATCTGGGACATGCGCTGAATCGCCCCTTGCAAAGCATGGTGACGCAGCTGGTGCAGCTCAGCCAGCGGGACGATGATGAAAGCGTGCTCGATCTGCTCGACGAAAGTCAGGCATTGGCACGGCTGGTGGATGACATTGTGCTGCTTAATCGCCTCGAAGCGCATGACTGGTCGCCGGATGCCAGCGTATTCAATCTGCAGGATATGCTGGACGAAATCGCGCTGGAAAGCCTGCCGTTGCTGCGTCGTAAAGGTCTGGCGCTGGTGGTGAATAATCATCTTGCCAATGATGAAATGCGCTTTGGCGATCGTCGCGCCCTGCGCAAAGTGTTGACCACGTTAATGCACTATTCGCTGACCACCACACGCTGGGGCAAGATTTCGCTGGAGATTAAAACCAGCGAGGAAAAACCCAATCAGGTATTGCTGCAGCTGGTGGATACCGGCTCCGGCCTGAGCATCGATGAACTGGCGAATGTCGATTTCCCCTACCTTGGCGATACTACGCAAGATCGCTTCGGCCAGGCATCGGGCATGGCATTTTTCCTGTGTAAACAGCTGTGTAAACAGATGGGTGGCCAGCTTGAGATCATCGCTAAACCCGATATCGGAACGCGCTATAACATTCAGCTGCCGCTGGCGCTGGAACAGCAGGGCGAACAGGAAGAGAAGCTGCTGGAAGGCGTGACCGCTCTGGTCGATATCGCCGTTGAAGACGTGCATAAAATTGTTTGCCGCCATCTGGAAAACTGGGGAGCGAAATGCCTGACTTCCGACGAACGTTTGACCGGCCAGGATCATGATGTCCTGGTAACCGACGATCCCGCCCGCATGACGGGCTGGGCGCTGCTGCTGGCCGGTGACGAAATCGGTCATCACGCACTGAATGATAAGCAATTCAGGGTCAACTTCAATCTCAGCAACGCGCTGCTTGATGCGTTGCTGGCCCTGATCGAGAAGCAACTTGCCCATGATTTAATGGAGGAGAGTAGCGAAGATGAAGCAGCCTCACCGCTGTTAAGCGGTGGCTATTTCCAGCTGTTTACCGAGACAGTACCGCCAGATGTGAAGAGACTGTATACTGAAGCGGCGGAAAAGGATTATCCCTCGCTTGCTCAGACAGCACATCGCCTGAAAGGCGTGTTTGCCATGCTCAATCTGGGGTCAGGTAAACAGCTTTGTGAAGCGTTAGAACAACACATAAAAGTATGTGACGATTTGACCATTAAAAATACCACCAGTGAAATTGACGCGTACGTCAGCCAACTGCTGCAGCAAGGTAACCAATAA
- the rcsC gene encoding two-component system sensor histidine kinase RcsC, protein MKYLVSFRTTLRISRYLFRALALLLWALGALLTTFYIINVLHEKENAVRQEFATNYGQAEWYIRHSADVMRELKYITENRLSSSANGLDVLNGLPPGKGTLPQFTPLFSDGDCTSMSNTWRNSLDSLSDYINYWKSNFASAYELNRVFFVSGENQCLADFTIGTNNSVDRERSLKALRERVLHYRNGNEEERRNPMYWITSSAQPGVGNFYMVMPVYVANKLQALLGVEQNIRLDEFIQPGGLPLVATITDENYRPLISSRRGGPGYSLDDLPDNSTWFGYLDSYRQLVLKKPLPPTNLNVVWSLSTDVLMDQLKLMLINALLLNIFTAVILFTLAWIFERRMFLPAEENAHRLEEHEQFNRKIVASAPVGICILRTSDGTNILSNELAHNYLTLLTQEDRQRLNEIIGGQQVNFVDVLTGSNTNLQISFVHSRYRNENVAICVLVDVSARVRMEQSLQEMAHSAEQASQSKSMFLATVSHELRTPLYGIIGNLDLLQTKTLPKGVDSLVTAMNNSSSLLLKIISDILDFSKIESEQLKIEPHPFSPREVVNHIASNYLSLVVRKRLTLYVFIENDVPLALDGDAMRLQQVISNLLNNAIKFTHTGCIILHAYVKEGYLAFRVRDTGVGIPAKEVTRLFDPFFQVGSGVQRNFQGTGLGLAICEKLINMMDGDIEVDSEPGMGSQFIVRIPIYSGQLAAPPLLDGLQEKAIWLDMRNEYLASFLLRLLQQQGIQAAYYQGQAASDDVIISDHDELPAQSGRACIRICGEHIDMPQETSPGQWIQSSAMLHDLPQLLGRIYRININSETATPLPLATPQETANYDDIMVLIVDDHPINRMLLSEQLGTVGYQTKTAQDGVDALNVLSRNHIDIVLSDVNMPNMDGYRLTQRLRQLGHTFPVIGVTANALAEEKQRCMDAGMDNCLSKPVTLDVLKTTLAMYAERVRKGREGT, encoded by the coding sequence TTGAAATATCTTGTCTCCTTTCGCACCACGCTCCGTATCTCGCGCTACCTTTTTCGTGCGCTGGCGTTGCTGCTCTGGGCGCTGGGTGCGCTACTGACGACTTTTTACATCATCAATGTGCTGCACGAGAAAGAGAATGCGGTTCGTCAGGAGTTTGCAACGAATTACGGCCAGGCGGAATGGTACATCCGTCACTCTGCTGATGTGATGCGCGAACTGAAATACATCACCGAAAATCGCCTGAGCAGTAGCGCTAACGGTCTGGACGTGTTGAACGGTTTACCGCCGGGCAAAGGCACGCTGCCGCAGTTCACGCCGCTATTTTCCGACGGTGACTGCACCTCAATGAGCAACACCTGGCGCAATTCGCTGGATTCGCTCAGCGATTACATTAATTACTGGAAAAGTAACTTTGCCTCGGCCTATGAATTGAACCGGGTGTTTTTCGTCAGTGGCGAAAATCAGTGTCTGGCAGATTTCACCATCGGCACCAACAATTCAGTCGATCGTGAACGCAGCCTGAAAGCACTGCGCGAGCGTGTCCTGCACTATCGGAATGGTAATGAAGAAGAGCGCCGCAATCCGATGTACTGGATCACCAGCAGCGCGCAGCCAGGCGTCGGCAACTTCTATATGGTGATGCCGGTGTATGTGGCAAACAAACTGCAGGCACTGCTCGGCGTAGAGCAGAATATTCGCCTGGATGAGTTTATTCAGCCGGGCGGTTTGCCGCTGGTGGCCACCATCACCGATGAAAACTATCGGCCGCTGATCAGCTCGCGTCGCGGTGGTCCGGGTTACTCGCTGGACGACCTGCCGGACAACAGTACCTGGTTTGGTTATCTCGATAGCTATCGCCAGCTGGTGTTGAAAAAGCCGCTGCCGCCAACCAATCTTAATGTGGTGTGGTCGCTTTCCACCGATGTGTTAATGGATCAGCTCAAACTGATGCTCATTAACGCGCTGTTACTCAACATCTTCACGGCGGTAATTTTGTTCACGCTGGCGTGGATATTCGAGCGGCGTATGTTCCTGCCGGCGGAGGAGAATGCGCATCGGCTTGAGGAGCACGAGCAGTTTAACCGTAAGATTGTCGCTTCTGCGCCGGTCGGTATCTGTATTTTGCGTACCAGCGACGGTACCAATATTCTAAGTAATGAGCTGGCGCACAACTATCTGACGCTTCTCACACAGGAAGATCGCCAGCGGCTGAATGAGATTATCGGCGGTCAGCAGGTCAATTTCGTTGATGTGCTCACGGGAAGTAATACCAACCTGCAGATCAGCTTTGTGCACTCCCGCTATCGCAATGAAAACGTCGCGATTTGCGTGCTGGTGGATGTTTCGGCGCGCGTGCGCATGGAGCAATCGCTGCAGGAGATGGCGCACTCGGCCGAGCAGGCCAGCCAGTCAAAATCAATGTTCCTGGCTACGGTTAGCCATGAGTTGCGTACGCCGCTTTACGGTATTATCGGTAACCTCGATCTGCTACAAACCAAAACGCTGCCGAAAGGCGTCGATTCGCTGGTTACCGCTATGAACAACTCCTCGAGCCTGTTGCTGAAGATCATCAGCGACATTCTCGACTTCTCTAAAATCGAATCTGAACAGCTGAAAATCGAACCACATCCGTTCTCACCGCGAGAAGTGGTCAATCACATCGCCAGCAATTATTTATCATTGGTGGTTCGCAAGCGCCTGACGCTGTATGTATTTATCGAAAATGATGTGCCGCTGGCGCTGGATGGCGATGCGATGCGTTTGCAGCAGGTCATTTCAAACTTGCTGAACAACGCCATCAAGTTTACCCACACCGGCTGCATCATTCTGCATGCCTATGTTAAAGAGGGGTATCTGGCGTTCCGCGTGCGCGATACCGGCGTCGGCATTCCGGCCAAAGAGGTAACGCGCCTGTTCGATCCCTTCTTCCAGGTGGGTTCTGGCGTGCAGCGCAACTTCCAGGGAACCGGATTGGGTCTGGCGATCTGCGAAAAGCTGATCAACATGATGGATGGCGATATCGAAGTCGATTCCGAGCCAGGCATGGGCAGCCAGTTTATCGTGCGCATTCCGATCTATTCTGGTCAGCTGGCAGCGCCACCGCTGCTGGACGGTTTACAGGAAAAAGCCATCTGGCTGGATATGCGCAATGAGTATCTCGCCAGCTTCCTGCTGCGTTTGCTGCAACAGCAGGGCATTCAGGCGGCGTATTATCAGGGCCAGGCGGCGAGTGATGATGTCATTATCAGCGATCATGACGAACTTCCCGCACAAAGCGGGCGTGCGTGTATTCGTATCTGCGGTGAGCACATTGATATGCCGCAGGAAACCTCGCCGGGGCAGTGGATTCAGAGCAGCGCCATGCTGCACGATTTACCGCAGCTGCTTGGCCGTATTTACCGTATCAATATCAATAGTGAAACCGCCACGCCGCTGCCGCTGGCTACACCGCAGGAAACCGCCAATTACGACGATATTATGGTGCTGATCGTCGATGACCATCCAATCAACCGCATGCTGCTGTCAGAGCAGCTTGGTACCGTCGGTTATCAAACCAAAACGGCACAGGATGGCGTTGATGCATTGAACGTGCTGAGTCGTAACCATATCGATATTGTGCTGAGCGACGTCAACATGCCAAATATGGATGGTTATCGCCTAACGCAACGTTTACGCCAGTTAGGGCACACGTTCCCGGTGATTGGCGTTACGGCGAATGCGCTGGCAGAAGAGAAGCAGCGTTGTATGGATGCGGGCATGGATAACTGTCTGTCGAAACCGGTGACGCTGGATGTGCTAAAAACCACGCTAGCGATGTATGCAGAACGCGTCAGGAAGGGCAGGGAAGGGACCTAG
- the rcsB gene encoding response regulator transcription factor RcsB has product MNNLNVIIADDHPIVLFGIRKSLEQIEWVNVVGEFEDSTALVNSLPKLDANVLITDLSMPGEKYGDGITLIKYIKRHYPDLSIIVLTMNNNPAILSAVLDLDIEGIVLKQGAPTDLPKALAALQKGKKYTPESVAKLLERISAGGYGDKRLSPKESEVLRLFAEGFLVTEIAKKLNRSIKTISSQKKSAMMKLGVENDIALLNYLSSVSATQVDKE; this is encoded by the coding sequence ATGAATAACTTGAACGTAATTATTGCCGATGACCATCCGATCGTTCTGTTCGGTATCCGTAAGTCGCTGGAACAGATCGAATGGGTTAACGTTGTAGGTGAGTTTGAAGACTCAACAGCACTGGTAAACAGCCTGCCCAAACTGGACGCCAATGTCCTGATTACCGATCTCTCAATGCCGGGCGAGAAGTATGGCGACGGTATCACCCTGATCAAATACATTAAACGTCACTATCCGGATCTCTCGATTATCGTTCTTACCATGAACAATAACCCAGCGATCCTGAGCGCGGTGTTGGATCTGGATATTGAAGGGATTGTCCTGAAACAAGGCGCACCAACCGATCTGCCTAAAGCCCTGGCTGCTTTACAGAAAGGTAAAAAATATACGCCGGAAAGCGTGGCAAAACTGCTGGAGCGCATCAGCGCCGGTGGCTACGGTGACAAGCGTCTGTCGCCGAAAGAGAGCGAAGTGCTGCGTCTGTTCGCAGAAGGCTTCCTGGTGACGGAGATTGCCAAGAAGCTGAACCGCAGTATCAAAACCATCAGTAGCCAGAAGAAATCAGCGATGATGAAACTGGGCGTGGAAAACGATATTGCGCTTTTGAACTATCTCTCTTCCGTTAGCGCCACTCAGGTCGACAAAGAGTAA
- a CDS encoding MFS transporter, producing MTALDAAQQNKLHHRVNLGTRIVFLIAGLGMSAWAPLVPFASQRLALSGASLGGLLLCLGIGSLAAMPVTGGLIARFGGRRVMLCSTLVVLVALPLLATLDEMWLMAATLMVFGAGLGMLDVAMNVQAVEVEKAARKPMMSGFHGFFSLGGIIGAGSVSLLLGSGLTPLQAVGVVMVLIVLLLVWSLPTLMKERLHQPDQPWLVIPRGWVAFLGLLCFILFLAEGAVLDWGALLLLQSPAMSPAHAGLGYAVFSVAMTIGRLTGDKVIQRFGRYPVMLTGALAAAAGMTLAVLLPWPQIALLAFLLVGFGLANTVPMLFNAAGNQHDMPSNLAISAMTTLGYAGILSGPALIGLISQWISLSGAFLLIALLLLAVAASARRVAR from the coding sequence ATGACAGCACTGGACGCCGCACAGCAGAATAAATTGCATCATCGTGTCAACCTGGGGACACGTATCGTTTTCCTTATCGCTGGATTGGGCATGTCAGCCTGGGCACCGTTAGTGCCTTTTGCCAGCCAGCGTTTAGCGCTGAGCGGTGCATCGCTTGGTGGCCTGCTGCTGTGCCTGGGCATCGGTTCACTGGCCGCGATGCCGGTTACCGGCGGTCTGATCGCGCGCTTCGGTGGTCGTCGGGTGATGCTCTGTTCCACGCTGGTGGTGCTGGTTGCCCTGCCGCTGCTGGCGACGCTTGATGAAATGTGGCTGATGGCCGCGACTTTAATGGTTTTTGGCGCCGGGCTCGGCATGCTGGATGTCGCCATGAACGTACAGGCCGTTGAAGTGGAAAAAGCGGCGCGTAAACCGATGATGTCCGGCTTTCACGGTTTCTTCAGTCTTGGCGGCATTATTGGCGCGGGTTCCGTCAGCTTACTGCTGGGCAGCGGCCTGACGCCGTTGCAAGCCGTCGGCGTGGTGATGGTGCTGATCGTACTGCTGCTGGTGTGGAGCCTGCCGACGTTAATGAAGGAACGTCTGCATCAGCCCGATCAGCCGTGGCTGGTTATCCCGCGGGGCTGGGTGGCTTTCCTTGGCCTGCTCTGTTTTATCCTGTTTCTTGCCGAGGGTGCCGTACTCGACTGGGGCGCGCTACTGCTGTTGCAGAGCCCTGCTATGAGCCCTGCACATGCTGGCTTGGGCTACGCGGTATTCTCGGTGGCGATGACGATCGGCCGTCTGACGGGCGACAAAGTGATTCAACGCTTTGGCCGCTATCCGGTGATGTTAACCGGTGCATTAGCCGCTGCAGCCGGCATGACGCTGGCGGTTTTACTGCCATGGCCGCAAATTGCCCTGCTGGCATTCCTGCTGGTTGGTTTTGGCCTGGCTAATACGGTACCGATGCTGTTCAATGCCGCCGGGAATCAACACGATATGCCGTCAAATCTGGCGATTTCGGCCATGACAACCTTAGGCTATGCGGGTATTCTTTCAGGTCCGGCTTTAATCGGATTGATATCCCAGTGGATCAGCCTGAGTGGCGCATTTTTACTGATCGCTCTGCTACTGCTGGCCGTCGCGGCCAGTGCCCGACGGGTTGCGCGCTAA